In Silene latifolia isolate original U9 population chromosome X, ASM4854445v1, whole genome shotgun sequence, the following proteins share a genomic window:
- the LOC141622425 gene encoding GDSL esterase/lipase At5g37690: protein MNTNARLIILVVLGIFLRHVVTEAKVVDAKLLSEDLITFVFGDSLTEVGNNNYLQYSLAKSNFPWYGIDFEGGQATGRFTNGRTIGDMISARLGIQSPPPYLSLLPNDDKLLKGVNYASGGAGILNDTGLYFIQRLSLDDQINCFENTTIAIKGKIGDTAANKLLNNAIYFMGIGSNDYVNNFLQPFMAAGQEYSHDEFVDLLLATLEQQFTRLYNLGARKVLFNGLGPLGCIPSQRIKSRKGICLNQVNKWAQAFNSQVQQLSLKLNKRYHDAQFGFADTYKDVLDLIDHPQTYGFKISNTSCCNVDTTIGGLCLPNSKLCKNRRDYVFWDAFHPSDAANQVLAGKLFLSMFPNTNKNVTKPSTQKSPRKTLLHP, encoded by the exons ATGAACACCAATGCGAGACTAATAATATTAGTCGTCTTAGGGATATTTTTACGACATGTGGTTACAGAGGCGAAAGTTGTGGACGCAAAGTTATTATCCGAAGATTTGATAACATTTGTATTTGGAGATTCATTGACGGAGGTTGGAAATAACAATTACTTGCAGTATTCTCTAGCCAAGTCGAATTTCCCATGGTATGGCATTGATTTCGAAGGTGGCCAAGCCACCGGAAGGTTCACCAACGGAAGGACCATCGGAGATATGATAT CTGCACGGCTTGGTATACAATCACCACCACCGTATCTTTCTTTGTTGCCGAATGATGATAAATTGCTCAAAGGTGTAAATTATGCATCTGGTGGTGCCGGAATTCTCAATGACACCGGTCTCTATTTT ATTCAAAGATTGTCCCTAGATGATCAAATCAACTGCTTTGAAAACACCACAATAGCTATCAAAGGAAAAATAGGAGATACAGCTGCTAATAAGCTTCTAAATAACGCGATTTATTTCATGGGAATTG GAAGCAATGACTACGTCAACAATTTCTTGCAGCCGTTTATGGCGGCAGGACAAGAGTACTCCCACGACGAGTTTGTCGACCTCTTGCTCGCCACCTTGGAACAACAATTTACG cggCTCTATAACTTGGGCGCGCGTAAAGtgttgttcaatggactcggacCTTTAGGGTGTATTCCGTCGCAAAGAATAAAATCAAGGAAAGGAATATGCTTGAATCAAGTTAACAAATGGGCTCAAGCATTCAATTCTCAAGTCCAACAATTAAGCCTCAAGCTAAACAAACGTTATCATGATGCACAATTTGGATTTGCTGATACTTACAAAGATGTTCTTGATCTCATTGATCATCCACAAACTTATG gTTTCAAAATATCAAATACATCATGTTGTAATGTGGATACAACAATTGGAGGACTATGTTTGCCGAATTCAAAGCTTTGTAAAAATCGAAGAGATTATGTGTTTTGGGATGCTTTCCATCCATCAGATGCTGCTAATCAAGTATTAGCTGGGAAGCTTTTCTTAAGCATGTTCCCAAATACTAACAAAAATGTCACTAAACCTTCTACTCAAAAAAGTCCTCGTAAAACACTTCTACATCCGTGA